The proteins below come from a single Micromonospora citrea genomic window:
- a CDS encoding glycoside hydrolase family 2 protein yields MTRQALHEGWTLRAVEGPQVPAEVAGRAVPATVPGCVHTDLLAAGLIPDPYFDDNETALAWIGRTDWVYETTFAHEPGGDDRVDLVCAGLDTVATLTLNGAEVGRTENMHRGHRFDVRSRLVAGSNTLAVRFDSAYRYAEAQRDRLGDRPNAYPEPFPFIRKMACNFGWDWGPTLVTAGIWQEIGLHAWSTARLAVVRPLVTVEAGDGRVELHVEVERAGDAPLTVRASVAGVAAEATIPPGERTAVLALTVRHPALWWPRGYGEQPLHPLEVTLHDADAHPLDTWSRRIGFRSVRLDTAPDAHGTPFALHVNDTPVFVRGVNWIPDDAFPTRITRDRLAHRFRQAADANVNLLRVWGGGRYESDDFYDLADELGLLVQQDFLFACAAYPEEEPLRAEVAAEAAEQVVRLAPHPSLVLWTGNNENIWGWHDWDWQEPLAGRTWGRGYYLELLPRIVGELDPTRPYWPGSPWSGSEEIHPNDPAHGTTHIWDVWNTDDYTKYREYVPRFVAEFGYQAPPAYATLRRALSDEPLAPDSPGMAHHQKAIDGDAKLRRGLDAHLPAPGDFDDWHWLTQLNQARAIRLAVEHFRSHRDVCAGTIVWQLNDCWPVTSWSAVDGDGRRKPLWYALRRAYADRLLTVQPRGGGLALVAVNDGPGPWRATASVTRLTLAGEPRAKATLELDVPAYGKVELALPAELARPEEARRELLVAEAGDPAERALWFFAEDRDAHWPPARYDAVVEPVDGGQRVRVTARTVLRDVTIFPDRLDPAAEVDEALVTLLPGESATFTVISGAPLDPAALTARPVLRCVNDVVAD; encoded by the coding sequence GTGACCCGGCAAGCGTTGCACGAGGGCTGGACCCTGCGGGCGGTGGAGGGGCCGCAGGTGCCGGCAGAGGTCGCCGGGCGCGCGGTGCCGGCCACCGTACCGGGCTGCGTGCACACCGATCTGCTCGCCGCCGGCCTGATCCCCGACCCGTACTTCGACGACAACGAGACGGCCCTGGCCTGGATCGGCCGGACCGACTGGGTCTACGAGACCACCTTCGCGCACGAGCCCGGCGGTGACGACCGGGTCGACCTGGTGTGCGCCGGCCTCGACACCGTCGCCACGCTCACCCTCAACGGCGCCGAGGTCGGCCGGACCGAGAACATGCACCGCGGTCACCGCTTCGACGTCCGGTCGCGGCTGGTCGCCGGGTCCAACACCCTCGCCGTACGCTTCGACTCCGCCTACCGCTACGCCGAGGCGCAGCGGGACCGGCTCGGGGACCGCCCGAACGCCTACCCGGAGCCGTTCCCGTTCATCCGCAAGATGGCCTGCAACTTCGGCTGGGACTGGGGGCCGACCCTGGTCACCGCCGGCATCTGGCAGGAGATCGGGCTGCACGCCTGGTCGACGGCGCGGCTGGCCGTCGTACGTCCCCTGGTGACCGTCGAGGCCGGCGACGGCCGGGTGGAGCTGCACGTCGAGGTCGAGCGGGCCGGGGACGCGCCGCTCACCGTGCGGGCCAGCGTCGCCGGCGTGGCGGCCGAGGCGACGATCCCGCCGGGGGAGCGCACGGCCGTGCTGGCCCTCACCGTCCGGCACCCGGCGCTGTGGTGGCCCAGGGGGTACGGCGAGCAGCCGCTGCACCCGCTGGAGGTGACGCTGCACGACGCCGACGCGCACCCGCTCGACACGTGGTCGCGCCGGATCGGCTTCCGCTCGGTACGCCTCGACACCGCCCCCGACGCGCACGGCACTCCGTTCGCCCTGCACGTCAACGACACCCCGGTCTTCGTGCGGGGCGTCAACTGGATCCCCGACGACGCGTTCCCCACCCGGATCACCCGGGACCGGCTGGCGCACCGGTTCCGGCAGGCCGCCGACGCGAACGTCAACCTGCTGCGCGTCTGGGGCGGCGGCCGGTACGAGTCGGACGACTTCTACGACCTCGCCGACGAGCTGGGCCTGCTCGTGCAGCAGGACTTCCTCTTCGCCTGCGCCGCCTACCCGGAGGAGGAGCCGCTGCGCGCCGAGGTGGCCGCCGAGGCCGCCGAGCAGGTGGTCCGGCTCGCCCCGCACCCGTCGCTGGTGCTCTGGACCGGCAACAACGAGAACATCTGGGGCTGGCACGACTGGGACTGGCAGGAGCCCCTCGCCGGGCGCACCTGGGGACGCGGCTACTACCTGGAGCTGCTGCCCCGGATCGTCGGCGAGCTGGACCCGACGCGGCCGTACTGGCCGGGCAGCCCGTGGTCCGGCAGCGAGGAGATCCACCCCAACGACCCGGCGCACGGCACCACGCACATCTGGGACGTCTGGAACACCGACGACTATACGAAGTACCGCGAGTACGTGCCGCGCTTCGTCGCCGAGTTCGGCTACCAGGCCCCGCCCGCGTACGCGACGCTGCGCCGGGCGCTGTCCGACGAGCCGCTCGCGCCCGACTCGCCCGGGATGGCGCACCACCAGAAGGCGATCGACGGCGACGCCAAGCTCCGGCGAGGGCTCGACGCGCACCTGCCCGCCCCGGGGGACTTCGACGACTGGCACTGGCTGACCCAGCTCAACCAGGCGCGGGCGATCCGGCTCGCCGTCGAGCACTTCCGTTCCCACCGGGACGTCTGCGCGGGCACGATCGTCTGGCAGCTCAACGACTGCTGGCCGGTGACCTCGTGGTCGGCCGTGGACGGCGACGGCCGCCGCAAGCCCCTGTGGTACGCGCTGCGCCGGGCGTACGCCGACCGGCTGTTGACCGTCCAGCCCCGCGGCGGCGGCCTGGCCCTGGTCGCGGTGAACGACGGTCCAGGCCCCTGGCGGGCGACCGCGTCGGTGACCCGGCTGACCCTGGCCGGCGAGCCACGGGCGAAGGCGACGCTGGAGCTGGACGTCCCGGCGTACGGCAAGGTCGAGCTGGCGCTGCCGGCGGAGCTGGCGCGGCCGGAGGAGGCCCGCCGCGAGCTGCTGGTGGCCGAGGCGGGCGACCCGGCCGAGCGGGCGCTCTGGTTCTTCGCCGAGGATCGGGACGCGCACTGGCCGCCGGCCCGCTACGACGCGGTGGTCGAGCCCGTCGACGGCGGGCAGCGGGTGCGGGTCACCGCCCGGACGGTCCTGCGCGACGTGACGATCTTCCCGGACCGCCTCGATCCGGCGGCCGAGGTCGACGAGGCGCTGGTCACCCTGCTGCCGGGGGAGTCGGCCACCTTCACGGTGATCTCCGGAGCCCCGCTGGACCCGGCGGCCCTGACCGCCCGCCCCGTCCTGCGCTGCGTCAACGACGTCGTCGCCGACTGA
- a CDS encoding ArsR/SmtB family transcription factor encodes MSVPLYQAKAELFRTLGHPVRIRVLELLQDGPKPVRDLLAAIDVEASNLSQQLAVLRRAGMVTSSRDGALVMYALSTPDVADLLAAGRRILGAVLTDRDALLDELRSSGERR; translated from the coding sequence GTGTCGGTACCGCTCTACCAGGCGAAGGCGGAGCTGTTCCGCACCCTCGGCCACCCGGTGCGGATCCGGGTGCTGGAGCTGCTCCAGGACGGGCCGAAGCCCGTCCGCGACCTGCTGGCGGCGATCGACGTCGAGGCGTCGAACCTGTCCCAGCAGCTCGCGGTGCTGCGCCGGGCTGGCATGGTCACCTCCAGCCGCGACGGCGCCCTGGTGATGTACGCGCTCAGCACCCCCGACGTGGCCGACCTGCTGGCCGCCGGCCGGCGCATCCTCGGCGCGGTCCTCACCGACCGGGACGCGCTGCTGGACGAGCTGCGATCCTCCGGGGAGCGGCGGTGA
- a CDS encoding SulP family inorganic anion transporter, with translation MSQTLGLADRFLGLLPPRADWQAVRRAPRRDLLAGLTVAVVALPLALAFGVTSGLGAQAGLVTAVVAGAVAAVFGGSHLQVSGPTGAMTVVLVPVVQQFGPTGVLMVGAMAGLVLIALALARLGRYVHYLPVPVIEGFTAGIAVVIALQQVPAALGVTDAHGDRVWAVAADAVSRFVADPRPVPVAMALGVAAVMLLGARWRPGWPFSLLGVAAATLVAETAPVELARIGALPAGLPAPSLGFLDLGAVGVLLPSALAVAALAALESLLSATVADGMTVGQRHDPDRELFGQGLANLAAPAFGGIPATAAIARTAVNVRAGASSKLAALTHAVALAGIVLAAAPLVGRIPLAALAGVLLATTVRMVEAGSLWALARATRGDALVLVLTFAVTVALDLVTAVAVGVGVAIVIALRAVARTARVEQVPLDPGEHSAEEHALLADHIVAYRLDGPLFFAAAHNFLLRLSDVAEVRVVILRMSRVTTLDATGAQVLGDVIHRLSERGVTVLLSGIDPDHDQVLAALGVADQLRRDGLVFPDTPAAIRHARSEVLAGAGALRSVGL, from the coding sequence GTGAGCCAGACGCTCGGGCTGGCCGACCGCTTCCTCGGGCTGCTGCCGCCGCGCGCCGACTGGCAGGCGGTGCGCCGCGCGCCCCGGCGCGACCTGCTCGCCGGGCTGACCGTGGCGGTGGTGGCGCTGCCGCTGGCCCTGGCCTTCGGCGTCACCTCCGGGCTCGGCGCGCAGGCCGGGCTGGTGACGGCGGTGGTGGCCGGCGCGGTAGCGGCCGTCTTCGGCGGCTCCCACCTCCAGGTCTCCGGGCCCACCGGGGCGATGACCGTGGTGCTGGTGCCGGTGGTCCAACAGTTCGGCCCCACCGGGGTGCTGATGGTCGGGGCGATGGCCGGGCTCGTGCTGATCGCCCTGGCACTCGCCCGCCTCGGCCGCTACGTCCACTACCTGCCCGTGCCGGTGATCGAGGGCTTCACCGCCGGCATCGCGGTGGTCATCGCCCTGCAACAGGTGCCGGCGGCGCTCGGGGTGACCGACGCGCACGGCGACCGCGTCTGGGCCGTGGCAGCCGATGCCGTCTCCCGGTTCGTCGCGGACCCACGGCCGGTCCCGGTGGCGATGGCCCTCGGCGTCGCGGCCGTGATGCTGCTCGGTGCGCGCTGGCGTCCCGGCTGGCCGTTCTCCCTGCTCGGGGTGGCCGCCGCCACCCTGGTCGCCGAGACGGCCCCGGTCGAGCTGGCCCGCATCGGCGCGCTGCCCGCCGGCCTGCCCGCGCCCTCGCTCGGCTTCCTCGACCTCGGCGCCGTCGGGGTCCTGTTGCCCTCCGCCCTCGCCGTCGCGGCGCTGGCCGCGCTGGAGAGCCTGCTCTCCGCCACCGTGGCGGACGGGATGACGGTCGGTCAGCGCCACGACCCCGACCGCGAGCTGTTCGGGCAGGGGCTGGCCAACCTCGCCGCCCCGGCGTTCGGCGGGATCCCGGCCACCGCCGCCATCGCCCGTACGGCGGTGAACGTGCGCGCCGGCGCGAGCTCCAAGCTGGCGGCGCTCACCCACGCCGTCGCTCTCGCCGGGATCGTCCTGGCCGCCGCCCCGCTGGTCGGCCGGATCCCGCTCGCCGCCCTCGCCGGCGTCCTGCTGGCCACCACCGTGCGGATGGTCGAGGCAGGGTCGCTCTGGGCGCTGGCCCGCGCCACCCGGGGCGACGCCCTCGTGCTGGTGCTCACCTTCGCGGTCACGGTGGCGCTGGACCTGGTCACCGCCGTGGCGGTCGGCGTGGGCGTGGCCATCGTGATCGCCCTGCGCGCCGTGGCCCGCACGGCGCGCGTGGAGCAGGTGCCGCTCGACCCCGGCGAGCACAGCGCCGAGGAACACGCCCTGCTCGCCGACCACATCGTGGCCTACCGGCTGGACGGCCCGCTCTTCTTCGCGGCCGCGCACAACTTCCTGCTCCGCCTCTCCGACGTGGCCGAGGTGCGCGTGGTCATCCTGCGGATGTCCCGGGTGACCACCCTCGACGCCACAGGCGCGCAGGTGCTCGGCGACGTCATCCACCGCCTCTCCGAACGCGGCGTCACCGTGCTGCTCTCCGGCATCGACCCCGACCACGACCAGGTGCTGGCCGCCCTCGGCGTCGCCGACCAGCTGCGCCGCGACGGGCTGGTCTTCCCCGACACCCCGGCCGCCATCCGCCACGCCCGCAGCGAGGTGCTGGCGGGAGCCGGGGCGTTGCGCTCCGTCGGTCTCTGA
- a CDS encoding extracellular solute-binding protein, whose translation MGRSLTHWARATAVGAVSLVLIAACSGNSGGGSEPGGPVTLKINFWGDFGLDELKTKYEAANPNVRISLNTGEYNAQHEDLQKKLVAGSGAPDIAAVDEGFVVQFRGQADKFVNLLDKGAGAYEQKYLPWKWKQTLTPDGKSQIGLGTDVGGLAMCYRTDLFEAAGLPTGRDQVSALWPTWDRFVQVGQQYTAKSGRKFIDAGTNVFNPVLGQQPVGFYDESETLRMDGGPKVAFDVAARTIAAGLSANLTAFSPEWNSGFVKGDFAVLACPAWMQGHIRNTAPGTSGKWDVAAIPGGGGNWGGSFLTIPKQGKNVDEAYKFVEWLIQPEQQIEIFKKVGNLPSQPALYQDPAIRDFTNPFFNDAPVGQIFSKTAENLTPQYLGRRNGPTRVAVENVLNRLATGNLKGKPDQAWTEAVKEAEKAAKS comes from the coding sequence GAAGATCAATTTCTGGGGCGACTTCGGGCTCGACGAGCTCAAGACGAAGTACGAGGCCGCCAACCCGAACGTCAGGATCAGCCTGAACACCGGCGAGTACAACGCCCAGCACGAGGACCTCCAGAAGAAGCTCGTCGCCGGGTCCGGCGCGCCGGACATCGCCGCCGTCGACGAGGGCTTCGTCGTCCAGTTCCGCGGCCAGGCCGACAAGTTCGTCAACCTCCTCGACAAGGGCGCCGGCGCGTACGAGCAGAAGTACCTGCCGTGGAAGTGGAAGCAGACCCTCACGCCCGACGGCAAGTCCCAGATCGGCCTCGGCACCGACGTGGGCGGCCTGGCCATGTGCTACCGCACCGACCTGTTCGAAGCCGCCGGCCTGCCCACGGGGCGCGACCAGGTCTCCGCGCTCTGGCCCACCTGGGACCGGTTCGTCCAGGTCGGCCAGCAGTACACCGCCAAGAGCGGAAGGAAGTTCATCGACGCCGGCACCAACGTCTTCAACCCCGTCCTCGGCCAGCAGCCCGTCGGCTTCTACGACGAGAGCGAGACGCTGAGGATGGACGGCGGCCCGAAGGTCGCCTTCGACGTCGCGGCCCGCACCATCGCCGCCGGCCTCTCGGCCAACCTCACCGCGTTCTCGCCCGAGTGGAACAGCGGCTTCGTCAAGGGCGACTTCGCCGTGCTCGCCTGCCCGGCCTGGATGCAGGGGCACATCAGGAACACCGCCCCCGGCACCAGCGGCAAGTGGGACGTGGCCGCCATCCCCGGCGGGGGCGGCAACTGGGGCGGCTCCTTCCTGACCATCCCCAAGCAGGGCAAGAACGTCGACGAGGCGTACAAGTTCGTCGAGTGGCTGATCCAGCCCGAGCAGCAGATCGAGATCTTCAAGAAGGTCGGCAACCTGCCCTCCCAGCCGGCGCTCTACCAGGACCCGGCGATCCGCGACTTCACGAACCCCTTCTTCAACGACGCCCCGGTGGGGCAGATCTTCTCGAAGACGGCCGAGAACCTGACCCCGCAGTACCTCGGCCGGCGCAACGGCCCCACCCGGGTGGCGGTGGAGAACGTCCTCAACCGGCTGGCCACCGGAAACCTGAAGGGCAAGCCCGACCAGGCGTGGACCGAGGCGGTCAAGGAGGCCGAGAAGGCCGCCAAGTCCTGA
- a CDS encoding carbohydrate ABC transporter permease, which yields MPTTRAAPATPRPGRDPGATASRRDRPHEPGPWRTRLHRFDVRYVPYLLIAPFFLLFAVFGLFPIVFNGVVALRHWRLDDPTLTGWAGLENFRRLFTDDDFFNALSNTFGIFLLSTVPQLLLALIVASLLNRKLRAQTWFRVGVLLPYITPVTASTLIFSVVFARDTGIANWALSLLGIGETEPIDWRSAKWSSWIAIATMVNWKWIGYNALLYLAAMQSIPRDVYEAAAVDGAGPWRQLWRITVPMIRPVVIFTVVLSTIGGLQLFTEPMLFDANPALGLGGDDGQWQTVAQLIYKVGWRDLNLGYAAAMSWALFLVILLVAAVNALLTNRLGGGKR from the coding sequence ATGCCCACCACCCGTGCCGCTCCCGCGACGCCCCGGCCCGGCCGGGACCCCGGCGCGACGGCCAGCCGCCGCGACCGCCCGCACGAACCCGGCCCCTGGCGTACGCGGCTGCACCGCTTCGACGTGCGCTACGTGCCGTACCTGCTGATCGCCCCGTTCTTCCTGCTCTTCGCGGTCTTCGGGCTCTTCCCGATCGTCTTCAACGGCGTCGTCGCCCTGCGCCACTGGCGGCTCGACGACCCGACCCTCACCGGCTGGGCCGGGCTGGAGAACTTCCGCCGCCTCTTCACCGACGACGACTTCTTCAACGCGCTGTCCAACACCTTCGGCATCTTCCTGCTCTCGACCGTGCCGCAGCTGCTGCTGGCCCTGATCGTCGCGTCGCTGCTGAACCGCAAGCTGCGTGCCCAGACCTGGTTCCGGGTCGGGGTGCTGCTGCCGTACATCACCCCGGTGACCGCGTCGACGCTGATCTTCTCGGTGGTCTTCGCCCGCGACACCGGCATCGCCAACTGGGCGCTGTCGCTGCTCGGCATCGGCGAGACCGAGCCGATCGACTGGCGGTCGGCCAAGTGGTCTTCCTGGATCGCCATCGCCACCATGGTCAACTGGAAGTGGATCGGCTACAACGCGCTGCTCTACCTGGCCGCCATGCAGTCCATCCCGCGCGACGTCTACGAGGCCGCCGCCGTCGACGGGGCCGGGCCGTGGCGTCAGCTGTGGCGGATCACCGTGCCGATGATCCGGCCGGTGGTCATCTTCACGGTCGTGCTCTCCACCATCGGTGGCCTGCAACTGTTCACCGAGCCGATGCTCTTCGACGCCAACCCGGCGCTGGGTCTCGGCGGCGACGACGGGCAGTGGCAGACCGTCGCGCAGCTCATCTACAAGGTCGGCTGGCGGGACCTCAACCTCGGCTACGCCGCCGCCATGTCCTGGGCGCTGTTCCTGGTCATCCTGCTCGTCGCGGCGGTCAACGCCCTGCTCACCAACCGCCTGGGCGGTGGGAAGCGGTGA
- a CDS encoding carbohydrate ABC transporter permease, producing MPGTVWTYLFLSVVIAFSAFPLYWMFVIATNTDEALAKIPPQVLPGGRLLTNLREVFSMQDVFFLQSLGNSVIVSSVVTASVLFFCSLAGFAFAKLRFRGRNALMVMVVLTMTVPNQLGVVALYILMGRMPGEGGWNGTLLAVIVPGLVSAFGVFYMRQFILDAVPDELVEAARMDGASTMRIFWSVVVPAVRPAMAVLGLLTFVATWNEFQWPLITLGGTDYPTSMVALSDLASGNYVLYRRVLAGALVATLPLLVMLFIGGRQIVRGIMEGAVKS from the coding sequence ATGCCCGGCACCGTCTGGACCTACCTGTTCCTCAGCGTCGTGATCGCGTTCTCGGCGTTCCCGCTCTACTGGATGTTCGTGATCGCCACGAACACCGACGAGGCGCTGGCGAAGATCCCGCCGCAGGTGCTCCCCGGCGGCCGGCTGCTCACCAACCTGCGCGAGGTCTTCTCGATGCAGGACGTCTTCTTCCTCCAGTCCCTCGGCAACAGCGTGATCGTCTCGTCCGTGGTGACGGCGTCGGTGCTGTTCTTCTGCTCGCTGGCCGGCTTCGCGTTCGCCAAGCTGCGCTTCAGGGGGCGCAACGCGCTGATGGTGATGGTCGTCCTGACCATGACGGTGCCCAACCAGCTCGGCGTCGTGGCGCTCTACATCCTGATGGGCCGGATGCCCGGCGAGGGCGGCTGGAACGGCACCCTCCTCGCGGTGATCGTGCCCGGCCTGGTCAGCGCGTTCGGGGTCTTCTACATGCGGCAGTTCATCCTCGACGCGGTGCCCGACGAGCTGGTCGAGGCCGCGCGGATGGACGGCGCGAGCACCATGCGGATCTTCTGGAGCGTGGTGGTGCCGGCGGTCCGGCCCGCCATGGCGGTGCTCGGCCTGCTGACGTTCGTCGCCACCTGGAACGAGTTCCAGTGGCCGCTGATCACCCTCGGTGGCACCGACTACCCGACCTCGATGGTCGCGCTGTCCGACCTGGCCAGCGGCAACTACGTGCTGTACCGGCGGGTGCTGGCCGGTGCCCTGGTCGCCACCCTCCCGCTGCTGGTGATGCTCTTCATCGGCGGCCGTCAGATCGTCCGCGGAATCATGGAAGGTGCGGTGAAGTCGTGA